A single genomic interval of Bradyrhizobium sp. AZCC 1693 harbors:
- a CDS encoding (2Fe-2S)-binding protein — MAKISLIVNGNPVNANVDSRTLLVQFLRENLRLTGTHVGCDTSQCGACVVHIDGKAVKSCTTLAVMADGHEVRTIEGLAADGAPLHPMQEAFREHHGLQCGFCTPGMIMTAVDLVNRKGHDLSDQIIREELEGNLCRCTGYQNIVQSIAAGAKAMAKSA, encoded by the coding sequence ATGGCCAAGATTTCCCTGATCGTGAACGGTAATCCCGTAAACGCCAATGTCGATTCCCGTACCCTGCTGGTCCAGTTTCTGCGGGAAAATCTGCGGCTGACGGGCACCCATGTCGGCTGCGACACCTCGCAATGCGGCGCCTGCGTCGTGCATATCGACGGCAAGGCGGTGAAATCCTGCACCACGCTCGCAGTGATGGCCGATGGCCACGAGGTTCGCACCATCGAGGGGCTGGCCGCGGACGGCGCGCCGCTGCATCCGATGCAGGAAGCCTTCCGCGAACATCATGGCCTGCAGTGCGGCTTCTGCACCCCCGGCATGATCATGACCGCGGTCGATCTGGTCAATCGCAAGGGCCATGATCTTTCGGACCAAATCATCCGCGAAGAGCTCGAAGGCAATCTGTGCCGCTGCACCGGCTACCAGAACATCGTCCAGTCGATCGCCGCCGGCGCCAAGGCGATGGCCAAATCCGCTTAA
- a CDS encoding FAD binding domain-containing protein has protein sequence MYEFKYHRPATVRQAANLLVKNEDAKVIAGGHTLVPVMKQRLASPPHLVDLSHIEGLDAIEMKGRSLVIGATASHAAVATSPIVGEAIPALAELAGGIGDPAVRHKGTIGGSLANNDPTADYPAAVLALGATIVTNKRRLKAEEFFQGLFTTALESDEIITKVMFPLPKKAAYIKFRNQASRYALVGVFVAKRPSDVRVAVTGAGSDGVFRATAFEEALKKRFSHKVLDGISVSSEGLNSDLHGSAEYRAHLIGVLTRRAVEAATAK, from the coding sequence ATGTACGAATTCAAATATCATCGTCCGGCGACCGTGCGGCAGGCCGCCAATCTCCTGGTGAAGAACGAAGACGCCAAGGTGATCGCCGGCGGCCACACGCTGGTGCCGGTCATGAAGCAGCGGCTCGCCAGCCCGCCGCATCTGGTCGACCTCTCCCATATCGAAGGGCTCGACGCGATCGAGATGAAGGGCCGTTCGCTGGTGATCGGCGCGACCGCCAGTCATGCCGCCGTCGCGACGTCCCCGATCGTCGGCGAAGCCATTCCGGCGCTGGCCGAACTCGCCGGCGGAATCGGCGATCCCGCGGTGCGTCACAAGGGCACGATCGGCGGCTCGCTCGCCAACAATGATCCCACCGCGGATTATCCCGCAGCGGTGCTGGCGCTCGGCGCCACCATCGTCACCAACAAGCGCCGCCTGAAGGCGGAAGAATTCTTCCAGGGCCTGTTCACGACCGCGCTGGAAAGCGACGAGATCATCACCAAGGTGATGTTCCCGCTGCCGAAGAAAGCGGCCTATATCAAATTCCGCAACCAGGCCTCGCGTTATGCGTTGGTTGGCGTGTTCGTCGCCAAGCGTCCGTCGGATGTGCGCGTCGCGGTCACCGGCGCGGGCTCGGACGGCGTGTTCCGTGCCACCGCGTTCGAAGAGGCGCTGAAAAAGCGCTTCTCGCACAAGGTGCTCGACGGCATCTCGGTATCGTCGGAAGGGCTGAACAGCGATCTGCACGGCAGCGCCGAATATCGCGCGCACCTGATCGGCGTCCTGACGCGCCGCGCCGTCGAAGCCGCGACGGCGAAGTAA
- a CDS encoding AAA family ATPase yields MSASALPKSVDAMLELLTSRGYLAERSLATVAYLSLRMGRPLFLEGEAGVGKTEIAKVLSAALGRKLIRLQCYEGLDVASAVYEWSSAAQMIAIRLAEAAGDTDREQLSSDIFAERFLIKRPLLQALEPDVAGAPVLLIDELDRADEAFEAYLLEILSDFQVTIPEFGTIKAPQPPIVIITSNRTREIHDALKRRCLYHWVDYPEAERELAIVKSRVPGISTKLSQQVVRFVQALRDQDFYKSPGVAETIDWATALTELDARSLTPQMVGDTLGALLKYQDDIARMQGDTLQKVLKEATSEN; encoded by the coding sequence ATGAGTGCATCGGCGCTACCCAAATCCGTCGATGCCATGCTCGAGCTGTTGACATCGCGCGGCTATCTCGCCGAGCGGTCGCTGGCGACGGTGGCCTATCTGTCGCTGCGCATGGGCCGGCCGCTGTTTCTCGAAGGCGAGGCCGGCGTCGGCAAGACCGAAATCGCAAAAGTGCTGTCGGCGGCGCTCGGGCGCAAGCTGATCCGCCTGCAATGCTACGAGGGGCTCGACGTCGCCTCCGCTGTGTACGAGTGGAGCAGCGCGGCGCAGATGATCGCGATCCGGCTGGCGGAAGCCGCCGGCGATACCGACCGCGAGCAATTGTCGTCGGACATTTTCGCCGAGCGCTTTCTGATCAAGCGCCCGCTGCTGCAGGCGCTGGAGCCGGACGTTGCCGGCGCGCCGGTGCTTTTGATCGACGAACTCGACCGCGCCGACGAGGCGTTCGAGGCGTATCTTCTGGAAATTCTCAGCGACTTCCAGGTCACGATCCCCGAATTCGGCACCATCAAGGCGCCGCAGCCGCCGATCGTCATCATCACCTCGAACCGCACCCGCGAGATCCACGACGCGCTCAAGCGCCGCTGCCTCTATCACTGGGTCGACTATCCCGAGGCCGAGCGCGAGCTCGCGATCGTCAAGTCGCGCGTGCCGGGTATCTCGACCAAGCTGTCGCAGCAGGTCGTCCGCTTCGTGCAGGCGCTGCGCGACCAGGATTTCTACAAGTCGCCGGGGGTGGCCGAGACCATCGACTGGGCCACCGCGCTGACCGAACTCGACGCCCGTTCGCTGACGCCGCAAATGGTCGGCGACACCCTGGGCGCGCTGTTGAAATACCAGGACGACATCGCGCGCATGCAGGGCGATACGCTGCAGAAGGTTTTGAAGGAAGCGACGAGCGAGAATTAG
- a CDS encoding XdhC family protein, with amino-acid sequence MLNRDDDILQAAENWQKAGHGVALATVVETWGSAPRPAGSSLVINDDGTFLGSVSGGCVEGAVVTEALDVIANGKPKMLEFGVADETAWNVGLSCGGTIRVFVEKVAQS; translated from the coding sequence ATGCTCAACCGCGATGACGACATCCTGCAGGCCGCCGAGAACTGGCAGAAAGCCGGCCATGGGGTCGCACTGGCGACCGTGGTCGAAACCTGGGGCTCGGCGCCGAGGCCGGCGGGTTCGAGCCTTGTCATCAACGATGACGGCACGTTCTTAGGGTCGGTCTCCGGCGGCTGCGTCGAGGGCGCCGTCGTTACCGAGGCGCTGGATGTGATCGCCAATGGCAAGCCAAAAATGCTCGAATTCGGCGTCGCCGACGAGACCGCCTGGAATGTCGGGCTGTCCTGCGGCGGCACCATCCGCGTTTTCGTCGAGAAGGTCGCTCAGTCGTGA
- a CDS encoding XdhC family protein, which yields MKLETLTQVNAERAARRPVIVVTDTANGEQRLVKAKDIATDPLGAELAKQLRMGKSGTIEAGGKKLFLNVYAPTAKLVIVGAVHISQALAPLARALDYDVTVVDPRTAFASPERFPDVPLIAEWPDVALPPLNVDHYTAFVALTHDPKIDDPALLHAFERDCFYIGALGSRKTHAKRAERLKAQGADDADIARIHAPIGLSIGAVSPSEIAVAIMAEITAELRLSKETAKVQAA from the coding sequence GTGAAACTGGAAACCCTGACGCAGGTAAACGCCGAGCGCGCCGCGCGCCGCCCGGTGATCGTGGTCACCGATACCGCCAATGGCGAACAGCGGCTAGTAAAGGCGAAGGATATCGCGACCGATCCGCTCGGTGCCGAACTTGCCAAGCAGTTGCGCATGGGCAAGAGCGGCACAATCGAGGCCGGCGGCAAGAAACTGTTTCTCAACGTCTACGCGCCGACCGCAAAACTCGTGATCGTCGGCGCGGTCCACATCAGCCAGGCGCTCGCGCCGCTCGCACGCGCACTCGACTACGACGTGACGGTGGTGGATCCGCGCACCGCCTTCGCCAGTCCCGAGCGCTTTCCCGACGTGCCGCTGATCGCCGAATGGCCCGACGTGGCGCTGCCGCCGCTCAACGTCGATCATTACACGGCGTTTGTTGCCCTTACGCACGATCCCAAGATCGACGATCCGGCGCTCTTGCACGCCTTCGAGCGCGACTGCTTCTACATCGGCGCGCTCGGCTCGCGAAAAACCCATGCCAAGCGCGCCGAGCGGCTGAAGGCGCAGGGCGCTGATGACGCCGATATCGCGCGCATTCATGCGCCGATCGGGCTTTCGATCGGCGCGGTATCGCCATCGGAGATCGCGGTCGCGATCATGGCCGAGATCACCGCCGAGCTGCGTCTGTCGAAAGAAACCGCGAAGGTGCAGGCGGCATGA
- a CDS encoding molybdopterin-binding/glycosyltransferase family 2 protein has translation MKFGPASPADAIGGVTVHTLRQGSLVLKKGTTIGAAEVEALNNAGVKEIVVVRLEQGDVSEDVAAASIAQAVAGEGVTVERAFTGRSNLFAAQAGVLVVDRAAVDRINGVDEAITFATLAAFKPVVEGEMIATVKLIPFGVEAKLRDAAVDVAGKGALRIAPYTIKKVGVVSTLLPGLAPKVIDKTLRVTAERLAPAGASIIAERRVPHDEAALASSIKELLGLGAELVIVFGASAIADRRDVIPAAITEIGGQIEHFGMPVDPGNLLLIGSAGGVPVLGAPGCARSPVENGFDWVLMRLLAGLKVTRAELTGMGVGGLLMEIVTRPQPRTVADLEANRNVTAIVLAAGRSTRMGGPNKLLAEIDGKKLVRIVAEQALASKATEIIVVTGHQAELVEQALAGLNVKFVRNPDFAGGLASSVKAGIAAVPENADGAVVCLGDMPLISAKLIDQLIETFAPDRGHLIAVPVSDGRRGNPVLWSRRFFRELMTLDGDVGARHLIAKHAEAVAEVPVDGQSAFLDIDTPQALEAARGS, from the coding sequence ATGAAGTTCGGTCCCGCCAGTCCGGCTGATGCGATTGGCGGCGTTACTGTGCATACGCTGCGGCAGGGTTCGCTGGTGCTCAAGAAGGGCACCACGATTGGCGCGGCCGAAGTCGAGGCGCTTAACAACGCCGGCGTCAAAGAAATCGTCGTGGTGCGGCTGGAGCAGGGCGATGTCTCCGAGGACGTCGCTGCCGCCAGCATCGCGCAAGCCGTTGCCGGCGAGGGCGTCACGGTCGAGCGCGCCTTTACCGGCCGTTCCAACCTATTCGCGGCGCAGGCCGGCGTGCTGGTGGTCGATCGTGCCGCGGTCGACCGCATCAACGGCGTCGACGAGGCCATCACTTTTGCGACGCTCGCAGCCTTCAAGCCGGTGGTCGAAGGCGAGATGATCGCGACCGTAAAACTGATTCCGTTCGGCGTCGAGGCGAAGCTGCGCGATGCGGCCGTTGATGTCGCGGGCAAGGGTGCGCTGCGGATCGCGCCCTACACCATCAAGAAGGTCGGCGTGGTCTCGACGCTGCTGCCCGGGCTTGCGCCAAAGGTGATCGACAAGACCTTGCGGGTGACGGCGGAGCGGCTTGCGCCGGCCGGTGCCAGCATCATCGCCGAGCGCCGCGTGCCGCATGACGAGGCTGCTCTGGCGTCCTCAATCAAGGAATTGCTCGGCCTCGGCGCCGAACTCGTCATCGTGTTCGGCGCCTCCGCAATCGCCGACCGCCGCGACGTCATTCCGGCCGCCATCACGGAGATCGGCGGCCAGATCGAGCATTTCGGCATGCCGGTCGATCCCGGCAATCTGCTGCTGATCGGCAGCGCCGGCGGCGTGCCGGTGCTGGGCGCCCCGGGCTGCGCGCGCTCGCCGGTCGAAAATGGTTTTGACTGGGTGCTGATGCGGCTTCTCGCCGGCCTGAAGGTCACGCGCGCCGAACTCACCGGCATGGGCGTCGGCGGTCTGCTGATGGAAATCGTCACCCGCCCGCAGCCGCGCACCGTTGCCGACCTCGAAGCCAACCGCAACGTCACCGCCATCGTGCTCGCAGCCGGTCGCTCGACGCGGATGGGTGGCCCGAACAAGCTGCTGGCTGAAATTGACGGCAAGAAGCTGGTGCGGATCGTCGCGGAGCAAGCGCTGGCCTCGAAGGCGACCGAAATCATCGTCGTCACCGGCCATCAGGCCGAACTGGTCGAACAGGCGCTGGCGGGGCTGAACGTAAAGTTCGTCCGCAACCCGGATTTCGCCGGTGGGCTGGCGTCTTCCGTCAAGGCGGGCATTGCGGCAGTGCCCGAGAATGCCGACGGCGCCGTCGTCTGTCTCGGCGACATGCCGCTGATATCAGCAAAATTGATCGACCAGTTGATCGAAACCTTTGCGCCGGACCGCGGCCATCTGATCGCCGTCCCCGTCAGCGACGGCCGCCGCGGCAATCCCGTGCTATGGTCGCGCCGCTTCTTCAGGGAGCTGATGACGCTGGATGGCGACGTCGGCGCCCGTCACCTGATCGCCAAGCACGCCGAGGCCGTGGCCGAAGTCCCGGTCGACGGCCAGAGCGCGTTTCTCGACATCGACACGCCGCAGGCGCTGGAAGCGGCGCGAGGATCGTAG
- a CDS encoding DUF4189 domain-containing protein, with protein sequence MVSTVAAQRRALFVLALTLILGVSGFITKAWAAGAFAVGKCGAYGQAYDYPAEATARAAALKQCRGSCTALTMKRACAALAVDMTNPCGPHGYAVKPKISSSLNAATKKCYDFGGKECVIRAWACDAKG encoded by the coding sequence ATCGTTTCGACCGTCGCGGCACAGCGCCGCGCGCTCTTTGTCCTTGCGCTGACGTTGATACTGGGCGTCTCGGGCTTCATCACCAAGGCATGGGCGGCCGGCGCCTTCGCCGTCGGCAAGTGCGGCGCCTATGGCCAGGCCTATGACTATCCCGCCGAGGCCACTGCGCGCGCCGCGGCGCTGAAGCAGTGCAGGGGCAGTTGCACCGCGCTCACCATGAAGCGCGCCTGCGCCGCGCTTGCGGTCGACATGACCAACCCCTGCGGACCCCACGGCTATGCCGTGAAACCGAAAATTTCCAGCTCGCTCAACGCCGCGACAAAGAAGTGCTACGATTTCGGCGGCAAGGAATGCGTCATCCGCGCCTGGGCCTGCGACGCAAAGGGATAG
- a CDS encoding peroxidase family protein has protein sequence MAHRFRTLDFRTIDGSNNNLADPTLNQAGTDFTRVGPANFADGFNEMTTGPNPREISNIVVAQEDAGEDGPHLTDDNGVALSGMMYAWGQFIDHDLDLQKSATTTDISIPVPADDQFLPPGSSIPLTRVAIDPATGVPGHPATAINTVTGWLDGSQIYGSDAATAANLRTADGHMKMSEGDNLPIVDTPQGPAFAAGDVRAQENPDLTALQVLFVREHNYQVDRLHEEHPNWSGDRLYETAKAITTAEMVNITYSEFLPHLLGEDAIKPYHGYDPAVDSRITEEFAGAAYRFGHSIVSDEISAISNLGAFTSEQTLAESFFENPATFNATGADGLLRHLSGDLANPLDAHIVDGLRNFLVDPPDGMDLAAINIQRGHDLGLGTLNQTREALGLAPYTSFDQLSSDPETAAAFEKAYGDINAVDLWAGGLAEDHAEGAIIGPTFGKIIGDQFTALRDGDRYYFENQKFDRETLREIESTTLSDLILRDTDTTAMQSDAFVATERHSGTLGGVDPTGEEAAEGMAQLVVGSAGKDTLTGGELDDTLVAARGHMTMTGGDGADTFVINLDQIKGRHNTAVITDFDPNEDKLQLVTDAHVRKSSDHHGGTLLQVGNETIDLQGVRPNELHHFDWE, from the coding sequence ATGGCACACCGATTCCGTACACTCGACTTCCGTACCATCGACGGCTCCAACAACAATCTTGCCGATCCCACCCTGAACCAGGCCGGCACCGACTTTACTCGCGTGGGTCCGGCGAACTTCGCCGATGGGTTCAACGAAATGACAACGGGGCCTAATCCCCGCGAGATCAGTAACATCGTTGTGGCGCAGGAGGACGCCGGAGAGGACGGCCCGCATTTGACTGACGACAACGGCGTCGCGCTGTCAGGCATGATGTATGCGTGGGGCCAGTTCATCGATCATGATCTGGATCTGCAAAAGTCGGCCACAACCACTGACATCTCGATCCCGGTCCCGGCGGATGATCAGTTTCTGCCGCCCGGCAGCAGCATCCCGTTGACGCGGGTCGCGATCGATCCTGCGACCGGCGTTCCCGGGCACCCCGCAACCGCCATCAATACGGTCACGGGTTGGCTGGATGGATCACAAATATACGGATCCGACGCAGCCACTGCCGCGAACCTGCGGACCGCCGACGGTCATATGAAGATGTCGGAGGGCGATAATCTGCCCATCGTCGATACCCCTCAGGGCCCGGCCTTTGCGGCCGGCGACGTGCGGGCGCAGGAGAACCCCGACCTGACGGCCTTGCAGGTCCTGTTTGTGCGCGAACACAATTATCAGGTCGATCGACTGCACGAGGAACATCCGAACTGGAGCGGCGACAGGCTGTACGAGACGGCCAAGGCCATCACCACGGCTGAGATGGTCAACATCACCTACAGCGAGTTCCTGCCGCATCTGTTGGGCGAGGACGCGATCAAGCCGTACCACGGCTACGATCCTGCGGTAGACTCGCGGATCACCGAGGAGTTTGCCGGCGCTGCCTACCGCTTCGGTCACTCCATCGTGTCAGACGAAATCAGCGCGATCAGCAATCTGGGTGCCTTCACGTCGGAGCAGACGCTGGCGGAATCGTTCTTCGAAAACCCGGCGACTTTCAACGCTACGGGTGCCGATGGCTTGCTTCGGCATCTGTCGGGAGACCTGGCCAACCCGCTGGACGCCCACATCGTCGACGGCTTGCGGAATTTTCTGGTCGATCCTCCCGATGGCATGGATCTGGCGGCGATCAATATCCAGCGCGGCCATGATCTTGGGCTGGGTACGCTGAACCAGACTCGGGAGGCGCTGGGGCTTGCGCCATACACCAGCTTCGATCAGCTGAGCTCTGATCCGGAGACAGCAGCCGCGTTCGAGAAAGCCTATGGCGATATCAATGCCGTCGATTTGTGGGCTGGCGGATTGGCGGAGGACCATGCCGAAGGCGCCATCATCGGACCTACCTTCGGCAAGATCATCGGCGATCAGTTCACCGCATTGCGCGACGGCGATCGGTACTATTTCGAGAATCAGAAGTTCGACAGGGAGACGCTAAGGGAAATCGAGAGCACCACCCTGTCGGACCTGATCCTGCGCGACACCGATACCACCGCCATGCAGAGTGATGCCTTCGTCGCCACCGAGCGGCACAGCGGCACCCTGGGAGGCGTAGACCCGACCGGAGAAGAGGCCGCCGAAGGCATGGCGCAACTTGTGGTCGGATCGGCCGGCAAGGATACGCTGACCGGCGGGGAGCTGGATGACACGCTGGTGGCGGCGCGCGGCCACATGACGATGACCGGTGGTGATGGTGCCGACACCTTCGTGATCAACCTTGATCAAATCAAGGGTCGGCACAACACTGCTGTTATCACCGACTTCGATCCGAACGAAGACAAGCTGCAACTCGTGACCGATGCCCATGTCAGGAAATCATCTGACCATCACGGGGGAACATTGTTGCAAGTCGGCAACGAGACCATCGACCTGCAGGGTGTAAGGCCGAATGAATTGCATCATTTCGACTGGGAGTAA
- a CDS encoding DUF2000 family protein codes for MQFDTKIAVVIRTDLEPWQKLNVASFLAGGIAAAFPECIGEPYGDASGTKYLSLIGQPILIYGADRPALSRALERALTRNVTPAVYTEDMFRTTHDAANREVVKAVIRAELNLVGLAMRAERKVIDKIVDGLKFHG; via the coding sequence ATGCAATTCGACACCAAGATCGCGGTCGTGATCCGGACCGATCTTGAACCGTGGCAGAAGCTCAACGTCGCTTCGTTCCTGGCCGGCGGGATTGCCGCCGCCTTTCCCGAATGTATCGGCGAGCCCTATGGCGACGCATCAGGCACGAAATATCTGTCGCTGATCGGCCAGCCGATCCTGATCTACGGCGCCGATCGCCCGGCGCTCTCCCGCGCGCTCGAGCGGGCGCTGACGCGCAACGTCACGCCCGCAGTCTATACCGAGGACATGTTCAGGACCACGCACGACGCCGCCAACCGCGAGGTGGTCAAGGCCGTGATCCGCGCCGAGCTCAATCTGGTAGGCCTCGCGATGCGCGCCGAGCGCAAGGTGATCGACAAGATCGTCGACGGGCTGAAGTTTCATGGCTAG
- a CDS encoding sulfite oxidase, translating to MARETGANSADGNNFETSRRRFLGSSGLAAIGAVIGGALPLSRNGGMPQAHAQAAAPAAAKAPQYLKFPGKNEGLVVLGEKPLVAETPESLLDDDTTPIEKFYIRNNGQIPEEAKDPDGWKITIDGEVNNKIEITLGELKSKYKAVTRRMVLECGGNGRAGFSPPARGNQWTNGGAGCAEWTGVPLADLLKKAGLKSSAKYTAHYAADLHLSGDAGKPSISRGVRIEKAMDPNTMIVWAMNGKPLPNIHGGPVRLIVPGWAGSASQKWLTRITIRDKEHDGPGMTEFSYRLAIKPMVPGGKADPANFRILESMPVRSIITNPANGAKFAAGTKELKLRGASWAGDLTVKQVDISTDFGASWQRTTLQKPKNKYDWQRWTATLKLPTDGYFEIWARATDSKGAMQPHQAGFWNPQGYGGNAMHRIAVLVG from the coding sequence ATGGCGCGGGAAACCGGAGCCAATTCGGCTGATGGCAACAACTTCGAGACCAGCCGGCGCAGATTTTTGGGCAGTTCAGGTCTGGCGGCGATCGGCGCCGTCATCGGCGGCGCGCTGCCGCTGTCACGCAACGGCGGCATGCCTCAGGCCCACGCGCAGGCCGCCGCGCCCGCTGCGGCGAAGGCGCCGCAATATCTGAAATTCCCCGGCAAGAACGAAGGCCTCGTCGTGCTTGGCGAAAAGCCGCTGGTCGCCGAGACGCCGGAAAGCCTGCTCGATGACGACACCACGCCGATCGAGAAATTCTACATCCGCAACAACGGACAGATCCCCGAGGAGGCGAAGGACCCCGACGGCTGGAAGATCACCATCGACGGCGAGGTCAACAACAAGATCGAGATCACGCTCGGCGAACTGAAATCGAAATACAAGGCCGTGACGCGGCGCATGGTGCTGGAATGCGGTGGCAACGGCCGGGCGGGCTTCTCGCCGCCGGCGCGCGGCAACCAGTGGACCAATGGCGGGGCGGGCTGCGCCGAATGGACCGGCGTGCCGCTCGCCGACCTGCTCAAGAAGGCCGGGCTGAAGTCCAGCGCAAAATACACCGCGCATTATGCCGCCGATTTGCATCTGTCGGGCGACGCCGGCAAGCCGAGCATCTCGCGCGGCGTGCGCATCGAGAAGGCCATGGATCCGAATACGATGATCGTGTGGGCCATGAACGGCAAGCCGCTGCCGAACATCCATGGCGGACCGGTGCGTCTGATCGTGCCGGGCTGGGCGGGCTCGGCCTCGCAAAAGTGGCTGACGCGCATCACCATCCGCGACAAGGAGCATGACGGCCCCGGCATGACGGAATTTTCCTATCGGCTCGCCATCAAGCCGATGGTGCCCGGGGGCAAGGCCGATCCGGCGAATTTCCGCATCCTGGAATCGATGCCGGTGCGTTCCATCATCACCAATCCGGCGAACGGCGCCAAGTTCGCCGCCGGCACCAAGGAGCTGAAGCTGCGAGGCGCCTCCTGGGCCGGCGATCTCACCGTCAAGCAGGTGGATATCTCGACCGATTTCGGCGCGAGCTGGCAGCGGACCACGCTGCAAAAGCCGAAGAACAAATACGACTGGCAGCGCTGGACCGCGACCTTAAAACTGCCGACCGACGGCTATTTCGAAATCTGGGCGCGCGCCACCGATTCGAAGGGCGCGATGCAGCCGCATCAGGCCGGCTTCTGGAATCCGCAAGGCTATGGCGGCAACGCCATGCACCGCATCGCCGTGCTGGTCGGATGA
- a CDS encoding dodecin, producing the protein MKDHVYKILELVGSSEKSMEDAIQNAITRASKTVRGMKWFEVVQTRGHIEGGSVRHYQVALRVGFTLEG; encoded by the coding sequence ATGAAAGACCACGTTTACAAGATCCTTGAACTCGTCGGATCTTCGGAAAAAAGCATGGAGGATGCCATTCAGAACGCGATCACCCGCGCATCAAAGACCGTTCGCGGCATGAAATGGTTCGAAGTGGTGCAAACGCGCGGCCACATCGAGGGTGGATCCGTGCGCCACTACCAGGTCGCCTTGCGGGTTGGATTTACCCTGGAAGGGTAA
- a CDS encoding TRAP transporter substrate-binding protein has protein sequence MKRRTFLKGSALAGATALVAAPAIAQVAPEIKWRLTSSFPKSLDTIFGTAQTFAKYVADATDNKFQIQTFSAGEIVPGLQALDAVSNATVEMAQTPLYFYIGKEPALAYATGAPFGMNHRHQHSWWSFGGGAELCNEALKPFKTHAILCGNSGTQMGGWFRKEIKTPDDLKGLKFRIAGMGGHVLAKLGVVPQQIAGGDVYPALEKGTIDAAEFVGPYDDEKLGFYKVAKYYYFPGWWEGGAMLHMIINEEKWNALPKQYQAVLNQAGSAAGAWMIEKYDSVNPAALKRLVAGGAELRAFPQPVMEACYKATQDHLNEIAEKSALFKKTKESHDAYMKEVLFYTQIAENYYDNYLLSKMRKG, from the coding sequence ATGAAACGCCGGACGTTCCTCAAAGGCAGCGCCCTGGCCGGCGCGACGGCGCTGGTTGCGGCGCCTGCGATCGCGCAAGTGGCGCCCGAGATCAAGTGGCGCCTGACCTCGAGCTTTCCAAAATCGCTCGATACCATCTTCGGCACGGCGCAGACCTTTGCGAAATACGTCGCCGACGCCACTGACAACAAGTTTCAGATCCAGACGTTTTCGGCCGGCGAGATCGTGCCCGGCCTGCAGGCGCTCGACGCCGTGAGCAACGCGACCGTCGAGATGGCGCAGACGCCGCTCTATTTCTACATCGGCAAGGAGCCGGCGCTGGCCTATGCGACAGGGGCGCCGTTCGGCATGAACCACCGCCATCAGCATTCGTGGTGGTCGTTCGGCGGCGGCGCCGAACTCTGCAACGAGGCGCTGAAACCCTTCAAGACGCATGCCATCCTGTGCGGCAATTCCGGCACGCAAATGGGCGGCTGGTTCCGCAAGGAGATCAAGACACCGGATGACCTCAAAGGCCTCAAGTTCCGCATCGCGGGCATGGGCGGCCATGTGCTGGCAAAGCTCGGCGTGGTGCCGCAGCAGATCGCGGGCGGGGATGTATATCCAGCGCTCGAGAAGGGGACAATCGATGCCGCGGAGTTCGTCGGTCCCTATGATGACGAGAAGCTCGGTTTCTACAAGGTCGCGAAGTACTACTACTTCCCCGGCTGGTGGGAAGGCGGCGCCATGCTGCACATGATCATCAACGAAGAGAAGTGGAATGCGCTTCCCAAACAATACCAGGCGGTCCTCAACCAGGCCGGTTCGGCCGCGGGCGCGTGGATGATCGAAAAATACGACAGCGTCAATCCCGCCGCCCTGAAGCGGCTGGTCGCGGGAGGAGCTGAGCTGCGCGCTTTCCCGCAACCGGTCATGGAGGCCTGCTACAAGGCCACGCAGGACCATCTGAACGAGATTGCCGAGAAGAGCGCGCTCTTCAAGAAGACCAAGGAGAGCCACGACGCGTATATGAAGGAAGTGCTGTTCTACACGCAGATCGCGGAAAACTATTACGACAACTACCTGCTCAGCAAAATGCGCAAGGGGTGA
- a CDS encoding nuclear transport factor 2 family protein, protein MDIRAKLTELCDAFNAHDLDRIMSFFADDCVLEMPRGNKPYGSRSEGKQNVRQGLAGRFEGLPDVHYGNAEHFVDSQTQTGISKWCLTGTGRDGKKLEVRGCDFYSFRDGKVVRKDSYWKLVE, encoded by the coding sequence ATGGATATTCGAGCCAAGCTAACAGAGCTGTGCGATGCGTTTAATGCGCACGATCTGGACCGGATCATGAGTTTCTTTGCCGATGATTGCGTTTTGGAGATGCCAAGGGGGAATAAGCCGTATGGCTCCCGTTCTGAGGGCAAGCAGAATGTGCGGCAAGGGCTGGCTGGGCGTTTTGAAGGACTGCCCGACGTCCATTACGGAAACGCCGAGCATTTTGTGGATTCGCAAACTCAAACCGGCATTTCGAAATGGTGCCTCACTGGCACTGGTCGGGATGGCAAGAAGCTGGAAGTGCGGGGTTGCGACTTCTACAGCTTCCGCGACGGCAAAGTGGTTCGAAAAGACTCATATTGGAAACTCGTCGAGTGA